CATCAGTGTAATCGGATTCATTCAGAATGGTTTTCCCCTCTTTCACTGCAGAGTTCTTTGATTCCCACTTTGAAAGATATTCCTGCATCTTCACAGTACAGGGCAAACAATAAATGAAAAATTAATTTAATGACGTGTCAATGATCTTCAAAGAGAAGTTAAGCCAGCCGTCCTTTCAATAATTATCATACTGTATTCCAATATTTTTCTGCCTGCAATCCCTATCCTGTTGGAACAGCGATCATTCACTTCTCACCCCAAGCCTCTTCATTAAGGGTATATGTTCCCTGTGGTTCTAAAGCCCTACCACACCCATCATATTACCCTCAACTTTCAGCAAGCTTACGGATGAAAGTAACTGCCCCCACTGATGTTGGATAGTCTTCAATTCCCAGCCGGATAAAGAAAGGATGAAATTTGTATTGTATTTTGTTCTAATGTTCTGTCTGACATCATCTATTAGGAATTGGTGCTTCTTCGCAGCATACATTTAAAAAACATGCCAGCAGAAATGCATTTTTAAGTATAAACCAATTACACAGTAACTAGCAATTAACAAGTGCTTATCGATctaatgggtggaatttaacaGAACAATTTCAAAGCTCATTTGTAGCGGGTTTTTCAGGGCGTTTCCCGTCGGCTGTGCTGCCGTGTTCCCCAGTGCTATCCAATGACACttttttggaccctggggagttacggtttagcccacacttcaaattttttccagcactgaggagctgaactccgagatcgtgctgccattttgaaagggtgccccgatctgtaagtgagcttgtgggtcccccacacaccctaCCTATGGGCATTGTCACCCCTTTAACATGGGCACTACCTCCGTAAGTGATGACATCCTGCTATGAGGTCCCTGGGGGCACCCACACTTCAGGCTCCCCCACGCCCCTTACAGGCCCTGCCCCCACCGGGACTCTCACCCATCACACACCCAACTTCCCCGAGGCCCAAATACCTGCCatgcacccctccccacccttgaaaatgaaatgaaatgaaaatgaaaatcgcttattgtcatgagtagacttcaatgaagttactgtgaaaagtccctagtcgccacattccggcgcctgttcggggaggctgttacgggaatcgaaccgtgctgctggcctgcttggtctgctttcaaagccagcgaattagccctgtgttaaactgCCCCTAAACAAACCCCCTCTAACCCCCTTGCATGGCCATGGCCCCCCTCGGACCCTGACTCTTGGCAGTGGAACTCTTAGCACCTGGTAACCttgcactgccagcatggcagtgaTCCTGCCAGTTTGGCTGTGCCATCTGGcccccttggcaatgccagggtggtagtgccaaggtgccagctgggcagtagaCTTAAACCCTACTTAACCAAGCACTATTTGGTCATGCTCCTTTTGGTCAGGATTCCGATTTTGTCCCCTCGCAGGCTGTGATGCGTAAAGGCTGTCGGGAAGCCTGTGGAGGCCTCTCCTGGGGTCAACCTTGCTTTCGCTCTAGTACATATTGAGCTGGTAGATCACGCCCAATACGTCTCTTGTCTGAGAGCCATGAATTggattgaattgttttttggaggaagcaaagagatgGATTAGGGGCTTGCCttgtccactctgcacattggtTTTGTaaccctgagaaaggaatacattttttaaaattaacaaataCATATTGTTGCAGTCATGCTAACGACCCTTTGTGTCTTGCACTCGTCGGACAGAAGCGCAAGAGTATCAAATATAAAGGGAAGAAcagtttatactgcatgagaagagagcacTGATTGGATGGTAAGTATCTGATCGATAGAGGCACTGCAATGGAGAATGCAGCacggaacagttaactgccaagcttttaaaataaatttaaaccaagcaggctgactctgattggtcaaggtacTACCCTCCAGAATGATCCATAAAATCTCAGTCCCCCAAACCTCTGTTTAGATGAAGCAGGCTCAATGCATGGATATGTTCTTTCTGTTTGCAAACTCAAGTTCTGCACTACCAAACGACTATAAACGACACAGAAAGATACCACCCACGGCAGTTAGAATACTTTTTGGTTGATTGTACTTAGCTCCGAATATTACTCATgaggttttttaaaaacaaattcaaattaATCTGTAGTTCTGTGGTGGGACAGTCCCGTCTTATCTCTGCCACTGAATCATCCATAACACTCTTCCTGTGTATGGTAGAGCACTCAAAATAAATGTGCCAGTTTCATTttgagaaacatttaaaatttagtGAAACAACAAATACTACCAAAAGTAAAATTCATCGCTTTATAGATCTAATTGTCAATAGTCCTGCTGCACACAAATAAATACCCTTTCCTGTGGCTCTTCACCAACACAGATAGATGTGGCTACAGTCCATTTTCTTCTGTGAAGCCAACTAAAAATAATTTACATTTACACAGTGCCTTTCAGGTCTTTAGAACATCACAAAGTTCTTCATAGTCAAAGAAATACTTTGAAACGTAGCCACCATTATAATGTAGCAATTTTCAATAATCCAATAATTCATGTTTTTAAAGCATAAAAATAGTTAGTTTTGAGTTCAATGTTTTGTACTTTTCAATTACTAGGCAATTTCAGTCGTTGTTTTGGAAACAACTTTAAATTAACAGATATTGAACGTAAAGCTATTTGATGAATTTGGTTAAATTAAATGATATGAAGGAAATGACGATATAAATGTAGGTAATTATAGATCGAAGACTAGATCCAGAAAAAAAGATCACTGTATCTCTTAGTGAGTGGGTACTAAAACATATTTGTTTCCACACAGCAGCCAGTAATCACAAAGGGCAAACCTACCTGATAAGAAATTGCTCTGCAGGAGTCACACTTCAAATAATCAGGCATGTGACTGGAGTGAAACTCCTCGTCATTCAGATTAGGTGATTTCATCTCAATTGTCCCCGATTCTTCAAATTGCCCTGAACTTTGAGAAGCATACTCTCCGGGCCTCCCCTTCTGCCCGACTCCACTGGCACCATCGCACAGACATACAGTTAGAACTGCCGCAACAAGAAAATTCATGGTGCCCACTGCGATGGTTATTGGCGATGCCGTCAATCAGTTATTGAATGTACTGGAGCAAAGGCTTGCATTAAATATTTCAAATGCTGACGTGGTGGTACTCAACTCTCCTTGTGCTGAACCAATCAGGAAATGAAAAACAAGCAGCTGTGTGATTTTACTATGCGCTGGAGGAGAAGAAAAATACTCTTTATGGAGGTGTCTTTTAATACATTAAACCAACCTTAAGCCAATTCTTTCTTTTACCCCAAAGAATTTACATGATCAAAACCCAACTGGTTTTGTACTATAGCTTTAAAGATTATTTGTATATCTCAGAGGACATTCAACAGTCTCAAGAACATACTTCTACTTCTCAATTTTTCTAGTCAACTTAGCACATGCACTATCTCGGGCTTGGGAGGCAGCCAATGCCACCATCAATCCTAATCTGATCTGATCAATAGACGGTGATGTTTCTGTCACTCACCTTCCCTCCGTGCAGGTGAGAAACAcctgcagctggattctccactttcgGGATTCTTAGTTTCgccggatttcccgacggcgtggggctgctcacaatgggaaatcccattggccagctggtgagacagagaatcccggagAAATAtggtgcggcaggacggagaatcccgccccaagtctcCATTCAGTGCTTCTCCACAACAGAGacgaggccgggattctcccatcccgcggcagagtgtctacGCCGTCGTAAACGTTGTTGTGATTTACgatgtgaacgggccgctgccacaACTAATTCTGGCCGCTACAGGGTGCcaacatggcgctggagcggttcgcgccgctcAAGCTGCCGATtctggcgcgaactgtgcgccacagggtccgcgcatgtgcagtggcgccagCGTCAACGTGCGCTTGCGCGGTGGCcttcttcaacgcgccggccccaacacaacatggccAAGAAGTACTGGGGCCGAcgtgtaggaaaagaggccgagggacagagaggccggcccgtcgatcggtgggccccgatcgcgggccaggccacatcggaggcccgccTGGGGTCagagtccccctccccccgacccttgcacgcagagttcccgccggctgcaagcaggtgtgaatggcgccggtaGAACTCGTTTTTTTTCATGGCCgattggcccatccaggccggagaatcggcgggccggccgggTAGAGCAGCCCACGATCGGCGCCACACCAACGGCAATGGTATTGATTCTCCGCCagcgtcggggcagcatggccctgtcgcggggattctccagcccagcctagggctgggagaattccgcccagagaaCCTGTAGCTAGTCTAAGCACACACCTGCATCCCACCATTGTCCTGTGTCATGCGTTTGTCTTCCAGTGCACTGCTCAATGCATGTGAAATGTTATGAACTCTGTAAAAGTTTCAGCTGTATGTAGAACCAGTAGTGATGCAAAAGATAATTATTCAAAGTAAATTTATTCTGCAGAATACTAATCAAGACCATAAGGTACAGTTATGGAGCTGATATTGAGTCAGTCCACACCAACAAAGCTCACCTGAATTAATGCAACCTAAAATAAAGTATATTGACCATACTGTGCAGGCCAATCTCAAAGAATgtcaaaaatgaaataaaaatagatggaattagaagtctaatgctgaccatgaaacttATTGTCGAAAAAGCCCATTGGCTTCACTAATGCCCTTAGgttaaggaaatctgccatccttacttgttCTGGCCTTTATgtttactcttaaatgccctctgaaatgctccTCAGTTCAggggcagttaggaatgggcaataaatgttggcccagccagtgatgctcacatcccatgaatgaatttattAAGAAATGTATTGACCACACTGTGCAGGCAAATCTCAAATTAGAACAAACCTTGGATCCAGGAAATCTGTACCACGTACAATCGTCTCTATTAAACAAACGGTAATATCCTGGACAtacagggtgggaatgcttgtcttccttgTGCTCCATGTAGAGTACAAGCCCCTATCTCAATTACCCAAtacaaggtcggccagtaaggcatcaACCAGAGGggaacccggtagggatctaccgggtaGTGTAAATattgtttgtgtaaataaaactttgttcatattttacttgttgtggactccccgtgtccttactaAACAAACCTTGATTACTTAGTCTCCTGAAGGAAACTCCTGCATAAATGCTCTCTGTTCCCAATGGAAAGAGTATCCAAGCTTAATAACATTGTACACTGCCTCATTTTAATTAATGGTCCCATTAATCTCAAGCAGCAGATACTGATGGGAGCTCTGATTAAGGTTTATCCAAAATTGTACTGCGTATTTTTCCAGCCCCATATAAtttgaaacaggaaaagccagtgtgtaagaaataaaagtgcaaataTCAACTGAGTTATCTGACCTCTGTGGGAAAGTTTAGAGTGTCTTGCAGGATGCATGTGTATAATGAGCGGCAGATTTCACTGTGTAAAAGGTAATTGTGTGAAATTCTCCTGTCTCCATATCTTGATTATTCACCTCTAACCTCCTGCACCCagccccagtaagaagtcttacaacaccaggttaaaatccaacaggtttgttttgaatcaccagTTTTCAGACCACAGCTACTTCCTCCTTCCTgacttgagctggatgaactcaaTTGTAGTGGTCAAGCTGCCAAGGCCCTCCATCTTGCATCTCCACATCCCAGCCCCAGTGGCACAGGAACCACCTTTTGGTGACCAGGGTTTGAATAACACCCAACCATTTTCCAAACCATAAATTTGTCCAGCTAATTTCTAAAGCAATAACCAGCACAACATCCCACGCTTTGGTCGGCATTCTGTTCCACAGCCTGTACGACAATAGTCTTTTAGGTTTCCAAGCTTCCTGAGGTTTATCCTGTTTAAAACTAACTCGTCCTGTTTTAAGCCCCATTTGAACAACCTGCATGCATTGCAACCCCGCCTTGCTGCATTTAAATAGGGTTGTCGCCTGACTGATGATTGCTCAGCAATCTCTGTGTTAAATGGGTCATGTAATTTAAGAAGAGTTTGAGTTTTAGAGTTTCGGTCTCATTTCCAGGTGGCTTTCTGGCCTGAGGTTATGTCAAAAGCCCCCAAATTACCAAATTCACTCTGGAGACTCCGATTTTTTCTGAGTTGAGGCCTGAGTTTTGCCACCTTTTTGGAATCTTTTGCATGTGTAGAATTGGATGAGTATTCAACTTCCTATCCAGCTCTGCTTGTAGTCAGCTTCACATCGGAGTTATTTTCAGTCACGTATCTATCTTTAGTTTGTTTCTCTAATTTCTACATGTGTTTTGTAGACAGTATTTTGATATAGGGTCTGCATGGGGAGAGAGCTCTGTGCACCATTCTCCATTTAGACGGCAGAAGTTGTTAGGTAGCTACATTGATAACAGATTCACTTGAAatatattgcagtgttaatttaagcctacttgtgacaataaagattattaaattaatgatCAATAATTGATTACACCCAAATCTTTTCACACTCCTAGCAATGAATAGATACCCCTGGTCCTTCGTAACCCTGTATAATGCAGAACAGCTTACATTTATCTACTTTAAAATTAATCGGTCAGATAAAGAATTAAAGACAAAAATGGTGAGTCAACCTGAGTTAGTACCGCTTGTACTACTAGTGCTGTAGTTAAACATCCAACTAAATTATCAATGCCCGTGGTTTGACTGTGCCCCCGAGTAGATTGTCCCTAACATTTGTCCCGCTATATAAACTCAATTtattttcaattcatttaaatTTATGCTTTCTATTTCTACCACTCTGACCACCAAATAAACCACAGTAATAGCCTAACATGACTTTAAAAGTTCTAACAAagctgtgttatgggccagggtgtagagaaccccaaagtgtatcatggagtccacctgacccacaactttgaatagattgtggtatgggaagcacatggCCCGctatacaggtgtggtacagcagaaatggaaaagtattatttaaaagcaaaacaatgtttattctatgaactcaagttaacctttttaaaacatacagtgaacatcttagcaaccattaattcaaatacaacccccaaaaatacaacacaaagtaatcctttaagctttccttttaacatccataagatttaATACACCTTTTACTAGAAGcatattaggtttacattcactcccgagaacatttataattctgaattcaccaaatgatcaagaaatagtcctttcatggcagagagttcaacagtacacctgacctgtctggcttcagctccaacactgaaaatgaaacaaaacacaccctgcagcaaacagcctaaaacaaaagtaaaaagatgaggcagcccagctccacccactctctgacatcactgcagtagtaaacagccatttcataaaggtactcacactacagatatttatatagacacccatttataaacacccatttctaaaaggtactttcacatgacagcTGACATTGGTCATAAAGCATTAAAAGAACAGTGAAACACACCAGGAGAGCAACAAGCCTGGTGTTTCTGGTGGATAAAATATGGGAGGGAGCAGTCAGAACAAGTTTTCATCACACTCACAGTTGATGTAAATTGAGATGTGCCCTAGTGTTGAAAAAATGTTACTTGCAATGGAACTGGTCCATATAAAACAGGGTTTTAGATTCAATCGCCAATGCTGAATGAGCTGACCCTTGTTGGATGGGCACCATGACTCACCTcaagggggaaggtggggtggcGGAATCAGCCAAGTTTCGCACCCTAGATCCCTATCCAATACCTCCTACCGGAAAGGTGCATCTGTGAATGTCATGGAAAGAACGCAAGCAGGCTGAGATGCCAATTTGGTTGTCATAAAGCCTGTCAATTCAGTCTCTGGACTGAAAGGTGAAGGTGGCCTCTTGAGGTATAGAGGGTGACAAACATCCATTAGTCACCACAACAAGGCAACATGAGTAGAAGGAGGAACAAATTTAAATGTAGTCAAATACTTTTCAATAGTTGCAGATCCCTCTAGGTAACCATCCAATCGGCCAGTGGGCAGGGAAGTCCTAGAAAGAAGAAAGTCTTGCAATTACAACACTTGTCACAACCTCAGGACCTTCCGAGACACCTTACaagcaatgaagtactttttgaagtgtagtggctgttggaatggaggaaatgcggcacccaatttgcacacagcaagttcctACAATTAACCACTATGAGCCGATAAGCTGTTTTTATGCATTGGTTGAGGGGTAACGGTGACCAAGACACTGGGGAGACCTCCCATTATTTTTCAAAGCCTGGGAAAACATCCCCAAGTTCTTCACAGGAACAAAAGTAGACACCGAGCCACATTAGGACAGCTGAGCAAAAGCTTGGCTGAAAGAAAGCGAGGAtggtagagagatagagagccgTCCAGCGATTAGGGCCCAAGGCGGCTGAAGCCACGGCCAACTAACAGTGGAGCAATCCTAAAGGAGGACgcagaagaggccagaattgaaggcgCGCCACAACGTTAAGATGGTTGAGGGGTTGAAAGCGATTgtagggaggggaagggagaggcCATGGACGGCCAGTGGCGAACGTCTCGGAAATTGTCGCGTGGGGCCCGGGGACCAGATTCCGTGTGGTTGACACACATGGCGGCCATCTCAATGGGTACCAGCCagtcctacacacacacacaggcagaaccAGAGCACAGTCCGCACAACCTGGGGGACATCTTACTTCAAGATTGTGTGAAATATAAAAATCCCCAAAACGGCTTTCAGACTTGGTTTTtaaatgggttcccggttgagatGTGGCCCATAAAGTGCAGATTCAGGCTCTGCCCAGGTGGGAAGGTGTGTTTGTTGTTCCTGAGCCTCGTGTTGCGCTGAGGCGGACGCGCTTCTCACCGCCGCCGCCGACACGGCCTCTCCTCCGCCCGCCTTCCCGCCCAAACTGCGGGGCCCGCCCCCTGACCCCGCCATTGGCCAGAACCAGCCACGCGTCATGATGACCGCCCCGCCGCCAATCAGAGcacgcccagcccccccccccaaggccgcgCCTATTGGTCCAGAGCTGAGGGCCGGGCGGTGATTGACGTGGCCTCGGGCCAATCAACGGGGGCGCCGCCGCGGATGGACGTTGCGAGCGGCCAATCAGATCGGCCGGCGGAGCCACGTGGCGTGGCCGGCCCTCTGTAACTGCCAGCGCACGCGGGCCAGATGTGGGCCACACAGAGATGTCCAGAAGTAAAGGGATCTCAACCAGTTCTTTATATGGAGCTTCAATGCATCCTTCACTGCAGCTTCCGCACCCACAATATTGTCATTTTCCTGGCTCCAGACCATCTGAAGCACATTCATTGTTGCCAACTGTAGTTGGGCATgttaatatagaacatacagtgcagaaggaggccattcagcccatcgagtctgccccgacccacttaaggccacacttccaccctatccccataacccaataacccctcctcaccgttttggacactaagggcaatttatcatggctaatccacctcaccttcacgtctttggaatgtgagaggaaaccggagcacccggaggaaacccacgcagacacggagagaacatgcagactcctcacagacagtgacccagcagggaatcgaacctgggaccctggcgctgtgaagcacagtgctattcacttctgctaccatgctgcccaaaataaGGATGGCCGGTTTCCTTCTCTTAAGGGCATTAattggggttttatgacaattgattgTACACATCACtgattaaattcaattaataaaacctAAGATTATAAATTGCATTAGGTgttaatggtgggatttgaatccatgcccTGATTTGCCTGGCCCCCTGGATTCCTAGTCCAGTAACAttgacactgcaccaccatctcccccaagtTGTTGGGAGATTTCCATTGTATGACCTCCGGCTCAGGGTTTTGAATCCTGGTTAAGGGTATTCCTCGATCACCTGCAGCCCTCCCGCCATTGACCGCCCAACACCAACCTTTGAGGCATCACACTTTCACACCTGAGCCCAAAGCAAGCAGATCTCTTCCTCACCCAAATAGATGATTCGCCGCTTTATAATAATTatccccaatttatttttttaaattaaggggcaatttagcattgccaatctacctagcctgcacgtcttttgggttgtgggggcgaaacccacgcagacacggggagaatgtgcaaactccacacggacagtgacccagagccgagatcgaacctgggaccttggtgccgtgaggcagcagggctaacccactgtgtcaccgtgctgccctactgctttataataataatctttattgtcacaagtagacttacatcaacactgcaatgaagttactgtgaaaatcccctagtcgccaccctccagcccctgttcaggtacacagagggagaattcagaatgtccaattcacctaacagcacatctttggactgtgggaggaaaccggagcccccggaggaatctcacacagacacgggggaaatgtgcagactccacgcatagacagtaacccaagccgggaatcgaacctggcacccaggcgctgtgcagcaacagtgctaaccactgtgctactacttCTCAATTGGCTTAGAGCGGAgacggctgggtggggtgggcaggtggggggtggaggaggaaccTGATCGTGatatacaaaataatgagggacaAAGATAGCGTAGATAGGAAGCGACCTTTCCTCTTCGGAGCAGGATTAATAACCaggagacatagatttaaggtaaggggcaagtGATTTaaagggaatttgaggaaaagggTGGTggtaatctggaactcactgcctaaaagagtggtagaggcgggaacccccacaacatttaaaaagcatttagatgagtGCTTGAAATGTTTACTGCCGTCAAGAGCTGCTTGCAGCAGAATCCATCATATTATTCTCAATTCCTGAAAGTTCCAAGTCAGTCCTAGGGTGTTGACAGTGTACAGAGCCATCCAAACTACGCTGTTTCACATGTAGTGCATTGTTTTGAATTGCATGGATTGTTGTTCAGCTGACAaaaatggcagccattttgatcCCAGGAAAATTCCATAATTGGAAGTCACCATTTACTCAGACATAAACTGATATATTCCACTCACATTTATCTGTTTCTGTTCCGATGACAAATTGCATTGCTGAAATGAGagttctgtttctttctccctagctgcctcctgaCCTACCgagcatttccagtattttctgtttatatttcagtatTTTTCTTCTGAGACCCTATGTACACATGAGGGAATAGCAGATGTTGTTCTATGATACCCCAATGTGAAGATCTGAGTTTGGTTGGAAGGCAGAGAGTACAGGAGCCAAATAATGCCGGAGCTAAACAAAACAATAGTTCAGCGCGAGCTGGAGtgtcgtgttcaattctgggcactacactttaggaaggatttcaaggttttggagagggtacagaggagatttactagaatggttctGGGCAATGTTTCCTCTTATTTTCTTCTTGGAGTACATGTGCAATTTGCTTAAGTGCATGGCCCCTGTGTGGCCACGCATGCATGGGGATTCAATGTGTGTGTGGTTCCGCAGGGATTTTGATGGTGCTGTGTGGCTGTGCAGCTTAGAGGGAGCTGAGATGAGATGAGAGATTACAATAACTTGCAGAGACTGTAGaatttgggactgttttccttagagaggagaaggttaaCAGGAGGTTTCAATGTAGACCTGATTCAGGGACCCGTTGCGCCTGGCATAGATCCGGGCGCAACAGGTGAATCGCGCGAGACCCCCAAATTGGGCTCCAAGCTGATTGCAAATCACCCGACTTGCACCACCCAGCGCGATCTGGGTCTCATCCTCGGCTGGGGAGATTCAGAACTGCATATTTGAATGAGCCTAATGGTGCTGGCTAAGGACACTGCAGCCGCTGAGAATCACCCTCCAAACCCCGTCGAAAAGCGGACTTAGTTTTaagtctgctgaatcgcgccctgtgATTTTCTACAAAGCACGAAGAGTTTagttaaaataaattaagagaAACTTTTCCAAAGGATGAAGTGGCAATAACCAATGTACAGATTTAAGTGATTGGCATGTGAATCCATAGGGCATTCTCCTCagttactgaagcaatccatatctatatgcagcaagacatggacaacattggggcagcacggtagcattgtggttagcacaactgcttcacagctccagggtaccaggttcgattccggcttgtgtcactgtctgtgcggagtctgcacgtcctccccgtgtgtgcgtgggtttcctccgggtgctccggtttcctcccacagtccaaagatgtgcgggttaggtggattggccgtgataaattgcccttagtgtccaaaattgcccttagtgttgggtggggttactgggttatgggggtatggtggcggtgttgaccgtgggtagggtgctctttccaagagccggtgcagactcgatgggccgaatggcctccttctgcactgtaaattctatgaaattcaggcttgggctgataagtggcaagttacactgGCGCCactcaagtgtcaggcaatgaccatgtccaactagagagaatccaaccatttccccttgacattcaatgacattaccatcactgaattcccactATCAACTTTCTAAGAGTTTACAAGGTACAGAACTGGACCTACCATATAAATACAGAACACTGAGGTATCTGATTAATATTTTTGACACATATTACCCACAAATTAGAACTACCGTCAGATGCTCAGTCATGACTGTTACTCACAAGAGGGTGTGTCCAGAAATGCTTTCTTGCGTGTACCTCTAATTTGGGTAAATTGGTTGAAACCAGATGAGGTCAAGAACCAATGGGCTGTTTTCTGCTGTACATTTTATATTCTTCTCAACATCTTGCAAACATGACGATAATTTGACAACATGTTCTGGTCATTTTTAATTAATATGTAACACATTAATCCATTGAGACATTTAGCAAACTATATAATTCTTTGAAGGGAGTCTGTGATAGCGTCAGTGTTCTTTGCACAGCCTTTACCTTATAATATCATCATTTCTGATATCTTTTCTATTCGTCGTTTACATTAGGCAGTCTTCTGATTATCTGGCCCAGCGCCTGGAACATACCATGTCTGTCAATGGAGATTATTACTCCATTAACATTTGGTCATCAGGTTCTAATCTTGACTTGAGTGTGACCCCTGACAACCTGCTTATGTTGCAGATTCTACACTTCAAT
The DNA window shown above is from Scyliorhinus canicula chromosome 19, sScyCan1.1, whole genome shotgun sequence and carries:
- the LOC119954454 gene encoding marginal zone B- and B1-cell-specific protein-like, whose translation is MNFLVAAVLTVCLCDGASGVGQKGRPGEYASQSSGQFEESGTIEMKSPNLNDEEFHSSHMPDYLKCDSCRAISYQMQEYLSKWESKNSAVKEGKTILNESDYTDALEKCCSQSWEKHGVIQLDGVKRLSGPGLETEDFTGVMMTSGPWPARLFKMCQAYLGEFTEEDIYNEYRDNRNYLEDFLCFGKNGACTEQKRFQTTVKDEI